The genome window GAGGCGCCCAGCTTGGCCAGGACGTCGCCGCCCAGACCCGGCATACGCATTTTCAGACCCTTCAGGTCGTCCGCCGAGTTGATTTCCTTGTTGAACCAGCCGCCCATCTGGACGCCCGTGCTGCCGCACATCAGACCCTTGATGCCGAATTCGGCACCGAGCTCGTCCCACAGTTCCTGACCGCCGGCAAAGCGAATCCAGGCATTCATTTCCGTATAGGTCAGACCGAACGGAACCGCCGTGAAGTAAGCCCAGCCCGGGTGGCGGCCTTTCCAGTAGTAGTCCGCGCCGTGATAGGCCTGCGCGTTGCCGGACGCGACCTCATCGAAGGCGTCGAACGCGCCGACGCGTTCACCGGCCGCGAAGTATTCGACCTGGATGCGGCCCTCGGACAGGTCCGAGATACGCTGCGCGAAACGCTGTGCGCCGGTACCCAGACCGGGGAAGTCGCGCGGCCAGGTCGAGACGATGTTCATCTCAACGCGGTTCTGCGCGATGGCCGGCTTGGCAAAATTCGAGGCGGCGGTAACAGCGGCCGCGCCTGCAGCAACCGTACCAGCTTTAAGGAAATCGCGACGTTTCATGATTCTCCCTCTTCGTGACGTCCCGTTCGTCTTTCCTGACCGCGACCTCGCGTCACGGTCAAAGCAGACGATGTTCTAGCCGTTTCAGTCCATTTCCGACCCTGCGGACGGATTGATGTCCTGAATGCAGCCATTTTGTTCGATCCTGTCGCCAGAACCGCTTAACTTGACGTTATAACGCAAATTTGGCCGCCTGCAACAGCAACAGCATCAATCAACCTTGCACCGCACAATTTCTGCCCAGTTGGCGGGATCGTCGATCTCTTGCCAGCCGCTGCGCGTGTAGCCCTCCAGGGGACGAAACCCCGCTTTGTAATCCATCTTCGGGCTGTCCGGGACCCAAAAACCCAGATAAACGAATGGCTTATCAGTATTCTTGGCCAAGTCCACCAGACTGAGAATCATATGGTTGCCCAGGCTGCGCCGGTCGTCCTCCGGGTCGAAGAAGCTGTAGACCGCGGAATATCCATCTGCCAGACGATCGGTGATGCAGGTCGCCATCAACTTGCCGTCGTCACGCCTCCATTCCAGCAGGCGGGTGTCGACGGGGCTTGCGACGACGAGGTTCGAATAGTCCCGAATGGTCATTCCCGCCATATCGCCATCGCCATGGCGTGACCGAACATAGCGGCTGAACAGGCGGTACTGTTCCTGCGTCGCCATCTGACCGACATCGGTCATCGTCAGGTCGGCATTCCGGTTGCGCGTCTTTCGATACCTGCGCCGATCGTCGAAATCCCTAACCCGGATTCGCACCGGCACGCAGGCCTGACAGCCGCGGCAGGTCGGC of Alphaproteobacteria bacterium contains these proteins:
- a CDS encoding TRAP transporter substrate-binding protein gives rise to the protein MKRRDFLKAGTVAAGAAAVTAASNFAKPAIAQNRVEMNIVSTWPRDFPGLGTGAQRFAQRISDLSEGRIQVEYFAAGERVGAFDAFDEVASGNAQAYHGADYYWKGRHPGWAYFTAVPFGLTYTEMNAWIRFAGGQELWDELGAEFGIKGLMCGSTGVQMGGWFNKEINSADDLKGLKMRMPGLGGDVLAKLGASPVSLPGGQIYENLVSGAIEATEWVGPWNDYAMKFYEAAKYYYYPGYHEPGSMLACGVNKAWWDGLSTIDQMIIESAATVENEVMMSEFNANNGTYLRKLIQEQGVQVRKFNDDVYDSFGEASEEVFEEARAHSDLANRIHESFVAARSDIGGWQNLADAAYVAQRNRVLGV
- a CDS encoding arginyltransferase, whose protein sequence is MSHQRPLAPIVFHRSGPMSCPYLDGLVEQQLFMELGGPNAQDTFEHLSQFGFRRSHHIVYRPTCRGCQACVPVRIRVRDFDDRRRYRKTRNRNADLTMTDVGQMATQEQYRLFSRYVRSRHGDGDMAGMTIRDYSNLVVASPVDTRLLEWRRDDGKLMATCITDRLADGYSAVYSFFDPEDDRRSLGNHMILSLVDLAKNTDKPFVYLGFWVPDSPKMDYKAGFRPLEGYTRSGWQEIDDPANWAEIVRCKVD